One stretch of Zingiber officinale cultivar Zhangliang chromosome 6B, Zo_v1.1, whole genome shotgun sequence DNA includes these proteins:
- the LOC121991951 gene encoding 50S ribosomal protein L28, chloroplastic-like, with translation MAAPSTALCFSSAHRHSLLPPSSSASKLRVSSGSFSLATTLSAGALGFGRSQLVGFPVIFTTSLPSLRVPHKLPITPVVARRVCPFTGKKANRANKVSFSNHKTKKLQFVNLQYKRIWWEAGKRYVKLRLSTKALKTIEKNGLDAVAKKAGIDLRKE, from the exons ATGGCGGCGCCTTCGACGGCGCTTTGCTTCTCCAGCGCGCACCGGCACTCACTGCTTCCTCCTTCCTCGTCCGCTTCGAAGCTTAGGGTTTCCTCCGGAAGCTTCTCTCTCGCCACGACTCTTTCCGCTGGAGCACTAGGTTTCGGGAGGTCCCAGTTGGTCGGCTTCCCAGTCATCTTCACCACCAGTCTACCTTCACTTCGGGTTCCTCACAAGCTTCCAATTACCCCCGTTGTTGCTC GCCGGGTTTGCCCTTTTACCGGGAAGAAGGCTAATAGAGCAAATAAAGTTTCCTTCTCGAACCACAAGACCAAGAAGCTGCAGTTTGTCAATTTGCAGTATAAGAGGATCTGGTGGGAAGCAGGGAAACGATACGTAAAGCTACGCTTGTCAACAAAGGCACTGAAGACCATTGAGAAGAATGGTCTGGATGCTGTTGCTAAGAAGGCTGGAATTGACCTCCGAAAAGAATGA